The Fodinibius saliphilus genomic interval CCATGGGGACTAAATTTATGAAAATCATGAGATACAATCGTCGCCCCCGATGCACGCGTTGCCGCAATCATGTTAGATTCAATAAAAGAGGTGTCATTTATTTTATCCGTTTCACAGTTATAAAGTTCAACCAAAATATGGCGACCAAGAGCATCCATCCATTTCAAAACTAATTAACATGAGTGATTGTAAGCCTTTCTCGCACATTCGCAATAGCAACGATGTTCACATCACCCTTACTATTTTTGCTATTTGTATCTATTCGCCTACTGTCAATAATGAAGAAAAACCGTTACACTATATTTAAACAGTGATGATTTGAACCCGACATTTCGGATCTTTTCGTAAACGAAAAACACCGAATAAAGGGTTGCAATTATTGTATAACTGCTGCAAGTTTGGCTCACGTTTTAGAACGGATAAATTACAGAATTTTCAGTAATAATTAATGATTCAGCCACAAAAAAAAATAACTGATCAGCAAGCACTCGAATACTACAAAAACTTGCTTTTGCCCCGACGTATTGAGGAACGGATGCTCAAACTGCTGAGACAGAATAAAATCAGCAAATGGTTCTCCGGTATGGGACAGGAAGCAATCTCTGTCGGAACGGTAACCGCCCTTGCTGATGATGATTATTTATTACCCATGCATCGCAATCTGGGTTTATTTACCACCCGCGAAGTAGATCTATATCGTCTCTTTTGCCAATGGCTGGGCAAAACCGATGGTTTTACCCAGGGGCATGATCGCTCTTTTCACTTTGGAATCCCTGAAAAGCGTATTGTAGGGATGATATCGCACCTTGCTGCTACCATGCCTGTAGCCGACGGGCTGGGATTGGCCTCTCAATTGCGCGATAGCGGATTTGTAGCCTGCAGCTTTTGTGGTGATGGCGCTACCAGCGAAGGAGAATTTCATGAGGCCTTAAACCTGGCAGCCGTATGGGAGCTACCGGTTATTTTTATGATCGAAAATAATGGTTACGGACTTTCCACCCCTACCAATGAACAGTATGCCTGTGACGACCTGGTAGATCGTGCGCGGGGCTATGGGCTAAAGGGAATGCAGGTAGATGGTAACGATATCTTTGCTGTAGTTGAAGCCGTTACTGAAGCAAAAGAAGCAGCATTAAATGGGGCTCCTACTCTTATTGAAGCCAAAACCTTTCGTATGCGTGGACATGAAGAGGCTTCTGGCACCTTTTATGTCCCTGATGAGAAGTTTGAAAATTGGGGGGAGAAAGATCCCATCGATCGAATGGCGAAATGGTTAAAAAAACAGAATATTATTTCTGGAGATGATGAATTTGAAGCCATCCAAGAAGAAGTAGATCAAATCTTCTTACCGGAACTGGAAAAAGCCCTTAACGCCGAAGAACCGACTTTTGACCTTCAGGAGGAAAGAAACCGCTTATTCACAGCTGTAGAACTACCCCAAAAACAGAACACAAACGGCAGCGAGTCTGAAAAGCGGATGGTCGATGCTATTCAGTTTTCGTTGCGAGAAGCTTTTGAAGAGGATGATGAGTTTGTCATCATGGGACAAGATATTGCCGAATACGGCGGTGTTTTCAAGGTGACCGAAGGCTTCGTTGAGCAGTTTGGTAAAGAGCGCGTGCGAAACACTCCTATTATTGAAGCGGGCGCCTTGGGCTGTGCTGTTGGATTGGCATTGGAAGGTTTTAAACCGGTGGTAGAGATGCAGTTTGCCGATTTTATCTCCTGTGGTTTTAACCAGATCGTGAATAATATTGCCAAATCACAATATCGGTGGATGCCTCCAATTAATATTACCATTCGCGCACCGCATGGCGCCGGTGTAGGGGCAGGACCATTCCACTCACAATCTCCGGAAGGCTGGTTCATGCAGCACCCCGGGCTCAAAATTGTGGTGCCCTCTTCGGTCGAAGATGCTCAAAACCTGCTTTACAGTGCCCTTTACGATCCCAACCCGGTATTGGTTTTCGAACATAAAAAACTGTATCGAAGCATCCGCTCTGTTACCCCCGACTTTTGTACTCCCGAAGAACTTGGAAAAGCAAAGATTAAACGTGAGGGTACTGACGCTTCTGTTATTACCTACGGTATGGGCGTGCACTGGGCCCGGGATATTGCTGAACAATATGAAGACGATGGAGTCAAAATAGAGATAGTGGATCTTCGAACACTGGCCCCGCTCGACTTTGATACGGTCAAAAAATCAGTGGAAAAAACGAATAAAGTATTGCTTCTTCAAGAGCCCTCTAAAACGATGGGCCCGATGAGCGAACTTTCTTCCCTGATTAGTGAACAGTGTTTTAAAGCCCTTGACGCCCCTATTATGCGGTGCTCTTCTCTTGATATGCCGGTTCCTTTTAGTCCGAAACTGGAAAAGCACTACTTGGCTGATTCGCGACTCAAAGAGACCCTGGAAAAATTATTAGCTTACTAATAAACAATCCTGTACGAACAACTCAATGAAAGGATTACAAAAACTTATACGTTGGTATTACCTCTCAGCATTCGGTGTCTGTTTAACCCACTGAAAACCATAAATTCGTTAACGTTTTCCCGATCTATAGCTCCCACCAACTTATCCCCCTTCATAACCGGGAAAAATGCCCTGCTTTTTGATTGTATCATGGGATAAATATTTGTCAAATGATCACTGCTCTGTATCGTTTTGAAATTTTCATCCATTATATCTTTTACTTTAGTATTGCTTCTATTGGTTTTAAAAGCTTGTATAAGATCAGCTTGATGTAGAATACCTGTCACCTCTCCACTTTTTGTGACAATGAAATCACGCTCAGTACCTGTTAGGATAATATTTACTACTTCATCCAAACTATCCTCCGGCTGTAGTGTTGTTATATTTGTCATCATTGCCTCTTCAACCTTATGGTTTTTGAGGATTGAAAGCTGCTGTACCATCACGCTTTCGCCCTGTGCCCCGAAGTAGACAAATATCGCGATAAGAATTAGAATAGGATTATAAAATAGCCCGATGAACAAGAAAAAGAAGGCAACCAGCTGACCCAATTTAGCAGCCATCTGTGTAGCTTGCACACGATTAAATTTCAGCGAAAGCAGGGCCCTGAAAACACGACCGCCATCCATAGGGAAAGCCGGTATCATATTAAATAATACCAGCAGCACATTTGCTGAAAAAAGATAAAACAAGAAGTTGGATCCATTAATGGTACTCAGCACCTCTTCTGCCACCTCCGGGTCTTCCACAAGAAATTGCTCTACTGGCAAAATCAGATACAAAAGAAAAGCAATCACGACATTTACCGCCGGACCGGCAATAGCAACTAAAAACTCTTCTTTGGGATCTTCCGGCATTTTTTCCAAACTGGCTAACCCTCCTATTGGTAACAAGGTAATTTGTTGCGTTGGGATATTAAACCTTCGCGCCGTTAATGCGTGGCCCAGTTCATGAAGTACTACACATGCGAATAAAACCAGTATAAAGAAGATACTCCATAAAATAACATCAGTGCTACTGCCCTTTGTTAATTCGAGAACAACGATCCACAGTATCAGCAAAAGAAAGGTCCAGTGTACTCGAATTTTAATACCGAATGCACGACCCAGGTTCAATGATCCTTTCATAATATTTTCGATCTACGGTTCAGCAGATGGTTGAATTCAATATCTAATCAATAATGGGAACTGCCTCAAGGATATAATATATAAACTCATATTCATTTTATATGGCTTCTTTTCCACACTTTTACCATTTGCCCTACAGTAAGTGGAAATAAACTCAAGATGGAAACCACTATCCAGCCATTCCAATTAGGCGGTGATAACTTCATGACTAAAGCTATGGGAGGGGTATACAAGGCCCCTAAAATCAGAGCGATACACAAAACAATTGCTCCCCATACCCAATAATTTTCAATAACAGAATTATGCAACAATGTAGTTTGCGTGTTGCGCATATTAAATACATGCCAAAGTTGAGCAAAAGCTAGTGTTAAAAAGCTTATCGTTACGGATTCAACTTGCGACAACTTTAGCCAAGATAAACTGATAAATAACGAAGATAATACCGCTACCGTTATTAATATTCCATATCCCCCAATTCCCAGCCAATGATGTTTTTCCAGAATCGGTTCACCAGATTTACGTGGGGATTTTTGCATAATGTTATCATCTCCCTCTCCTACACCAAGAGCCAGCGCCGGAAAAACATCTGTAACTAAATTTAGAAATAAGATCTGCAGTGGCAATACCGGCAGCGGAGCTCCTACAAAAGAGGCTAATCCAACGACCATTATTTCACTGACATTACAGGAAAGCAGGTAATAGACAAAGCGACGTATATTACGAAAAATGATGCGGCCCTGTTTAATAGCAGTAACAATAGTAGAAAAAGCATCATCAAGTAAAACCATATCTGAGGCCTCTTGAGCTACCTGAGTACCGCGCTTCCCCATGGCGATGCCAATATCCGCTTTTTTTAGGGCAGGAGCATCATTAACACCGTCTCCTGTCATGGCAACAACCTCACCTTTACTCTGAAACAGATCGATTAGGTCTAACTTTTGAGCTGGACTTATTCGAGCAAAAATATTGGTATTTAGAAGAGTACTATCATTATACATTCCATTTTCGGATAGTTCATGCCCATGAATTACTCGTCCTTCTTCACCTGTTATACCTACTGATTGTGCTATATAACGGGCAGTCTCCGGTTGATCTCCGGTAACCATTACCACACGAATACCAGCCCTCTTTGAAATCTTTATTGCTTCTTTCACATCATTTCTGGGAGGATCTAGCAAAGCGGCCAATCCTACAAACACAAGATTTTCATATGGATTGCCCTCAACAGTTTTACTTTCTCTATATGCTAAAGCAATGACTCGTAATCCATCCGCAGCTAATTCCTGATTCTGTCTCTTCCATTTTTCTTTATCTGCCTCCGATATAGATGACTCCTTACCCTGCTCTACTTTTTTTATGCAATGATCCAATACTGTATCCGGGGCCCCCTTAACTGAAATTCGATAGGTATGTTCTGTCGTGGCATTCCAGGTTGCCATCATTTTAACTTCAGCATCGAAGGCCTCTTCTCTTTTTTCGGGATATTCGGTTGCCAGCTTTTCTCTGTCTATACCTGCCTTATGAGCTGCTTCAAGTAAAGCCACCTCCAAAGGGTCACCAGTTTCCTCTTCCCTTCCCACATCAATAGTGGCATTATTGCAGAGCACACCGATTTCCAATAATAACCTAATATCAATATTTATTTCATTATTACTATCTCTAAACTCTTGTTCAGAACTTACCTTCATAGTTTCGGTAAACACTTTGGCTACACTCATTTTATTTTCAGTAAGCGTGCCAGTTTTATCCGTGAAAATTGTAGCAGTTGCCCCCAATGTTTCTACTGAAGATAATCGGTTTACCAAAGCATTGTTATGAGCCATAATACGCATCCCTTTTGCAAGAGCAATGGTAGCAACGATCGGGAGGCCTTCAGGAATAGCAGCAACAGCAAGAGCTATAGCAGTTTGTACCATCAGCAGCAGCTCTCTCCCGGAAATGACGCCCATTACTGCGATCAATACAACTAAAAATATCGTCAATACTATAAGTCTAAAGGCAAGCTGGTTGAGTCGATCTTCGAGTGGTGTTCGCTCTTCTTCTGCTGTTTCTACTAATGATGAAATGTTTCCTAACTCTGTATTCTGTCCAGTTGCTACTACAACTCCTTCTCCTGCGCCACGGGTTATTGCAGTGCCTTTATACAACATTGAGCTACGCTCAGCTAACACTGTTTTTTCGTCTACAGGCTCAGTCATTTTTGATACTGGCAAGCTTTCACCTGTCAGAGCCGATTCGTCGGCCTGTAACTTAGATGCCTCCGTCAGCCGAACATCAGCAGTAATCATATCTCCCCCCTCAAAAAGCATTATATCACCGGGCACTAAGTCATGGGCGTCAATATTTACAACCGTCCCCCCTCGTCGCACCTTCGTTTCAACAGTACCTAATTTATGCAGGGCCTCCATCGATCGTACTGCCCTAAACTCAGTAAAAAAACCTATAGCAGTATTAATAACAATAACGATGATAATTGCCCAACCTTCCAAGGTATCCCCATAGAGAAATGCAGCAAATGCGGCAGCAGCAAGTAGCAGTATAATGAGACTTTTTACTTGGTTATACAGTATCTGCCAAATACTTTTTTTCTTACTCTCTCTAAGTTTATTTGGTCCAAACTGATTCAGGCGTTTATTAACTTCATTTTTATCAAGGCCTTCCGGGGTTGTCTGCAAGGTTTTCATAACGGCACCGGAACCCATCTTCCATACCTTTTCCAGTGTCGTTAAATCAGCAGACCTATTCATATACATGTGTTATAATTTCCCGATTTCGCTCACATATCTACCGAAACTGATAAATTTTCAAATGCCTTTCTTTGCTGATCTGAAATATAATTTTCAATCTCCTTTCCGAGAATATCAATCGAATAGCTTTTATCTGCCAGTCCAGACTCGATAACAGACTTGGGCAGTGTATCAGCAAAAGCACAAGCTGGTTCTTGCACAAAGATATGGCCTCCTGCCTTTTTTATAGCTTGTGCTCCAAATACTCCATCGGTACCGTATCCGCTTAATAATACTCCTAAAACCTCAGAACCAAAAAGTCTGGCTGCCGACCTGAACAATACATCAATAGATGGACGTACATTATTTTCTCTTAATCCCCTATGTGTATTTAGATAAAAGTTTGCTCCTAATTGTTGTACTTCACAATGGTATCCTCCCTTTGCTATCCATACTTTAGGTGGATTCAATGGTATATTATTATCAGCTTCTTCTACTACCAATTCTGAAATCATATTCAATTCATCTGCCAGTACCCTACTATAAACTTTGGGCATATGCTGAACAACGACAATAGGTACATTTAGATTTGAAGTAAATTGTTTGAATAGTATTCGTAACGCTTTTACTCCCCCAATACTACTACCAATAACAATCAGCTTAATGGTACTTCTTGATACTGAATTACGATAATCGGATTCTTTATCTTTTGAAATGCTTTTAGCCGTTTTTAACTCAAAGTTTTCTTTTGCAGTCTCTTTAATAATAGGCGGTAATCTTTTTTCAAGATGATCACCACATAATAAGCGGGTAATATTATTCTGAGGTTTTGTAACAAAATCTGCAGCCCCCTTTTCCAGCCCCTTAAGCACAGCTTCTCCACCTTCTTTTGAAAGTGACCCTAATACAACAAATGTCACCTGAGGAAATAAATTCTTCAGTTTTTCCAGTTGCTTTAAAGCATCATCATTAGGATGCTCTATGTCTAAAAATACGATATGCGGATTTTGTTCCTCAATCACTTTTTTACAATTGGTAAAATCTTTAATCGTGTAAACGTTAGCACCATATTCTTTACGTAAAACATTCGCAATTGCACGCCGTACCAATATATTTTTATCGATAACTATGGCATTAAATTTCTCCATTCCTCTAATATTCTTTAACCTTATTATTTTCACCTGACATTGAATTGTATCAGTGTTATAATAAATGAACACAAATTGATTATCTGTGCGGTTTAGAGAGAGGCTCAATGTAAGAGAAATCACTACACTGCTATTCGTATACTATCGGGCAACCATCTTTAGCTCTATATTATGTTCCTTACCGTCTTTCGTTAACTTAATTTCTGCTTTTCCCCCGGGGAACTGCACCTCTCTTCCGTCAATAGTCCCTCGTAATAATCCCTGTTCAATCCCTTGATCATTTATAATTTTTATATGATAAATGGTTTCACTATCCAATCGTTTCCACTCTACCTCATACCCTTGCCAATATGAAGCAATAGCCGGTTCAATAACTAATAGTTTAGGTTCTATAGTAATCCCCAGAATCGATTCCAGGGCCACCTGATACATCCAACCGGCTGACCCGGTATACCATGTCCACCCGCCCTGTCCGGTTAAAGGGGGCTCCCCATAAATATCTGCAGCTACGGCATATGGTTCTACTTTATACCGGGCAACATCCTCTTTACTTGAGGAATGATTCACCGGATTTATCATGCTTAAATATGAGACAGCTTTATCCCCATAGCCCTGCTTGGCAAAAGCTTTAATAGCCCAAATCGCCGCATGGGTATATTGCCCGCCATTTTCACGCACACCGGGAATATATCCTTTTATATAACCCGGATCTTTTTCCGTTTGATCAAAGGGTGGAGTCAATAATCGAATAATACGATCACTCTCCGATACAAGGTGTTCATCAAGTGCCGAAAGCGCTTTTTCAGCTTTTTTTGAGGTGGCAACACCAGAAATAATCGACCAAGCCTGAGCAATAGCATCAATTTTACATTCATCATTTTCAACAGATCCCAAGGGGGTTCCATCATCATAAAATGCCCGTCTATACCATTTCCCATCCCACCCTTCTTTATTTAGATGTTGTTTCAACTTTTCTGCTTCAATATCAAAGTCCCGAGCTTTTTTTTCTGCTCCCATTATTTCTGCGTAATTTTTAAACTGCTTTAATACGGAATACAAGAAAAAGCCCAACCAGACGCTTTCTCCCTTTCCACCATGCCCTACCCTGTTCATGCCATCATTCCAATCACCACCCCCGATAAGCGGTAGTCCATGTTCTCCCATCTGCAAGGTTACATCAATTGCCCGAATGCAATGATGATATAATGATTCTTCCCCATCGGGCCCACTCATTACCTCTGGATGCAGGTATGCTTCATGTTCGTCATCTTCCAGCTCTCGTGCTTTTAAATACGGTATATTCTCTTCCAATAACCCTGTATCGCCCGTTGCTTTTATATAGTAATCCACTACATAAGGCAGCCAAAGCCTATCATCGGTAATACGGGAACGAATACCACGCCCTGTCGGCGGGTGCCACCAATGCTGTACATCTCCCTTTTTAAATTGTCGGGATGCATGCAGTAATATTTGATCTCTGGTCATTTGGGGATCTACATAGAGTGCGGCCATTGAATCTTGCAACTGGTCACGGAAACCGAATGCTCCCCCTGCCTGGTAAAACCCAGTACGTGACCACATTCTGCAAACGATATTTTGATATTGCAACCACCCATTCATCAATATATTAAGTGCTTGGTCCGGGGTCTGTACCTGGACACGCCCCAGTCTGTGCTGCCAATACGACTTTACCTTCTGCAGTGCTTCACGAGCCTGTTTTATATCACTGTATCTATCAATAATAATCTCGGCCTGTTTTCGGTTGACGGCTTCACCAATCAACACAACAAAGGTGATTTCCTCTTTCACTTCGAGAGTCAACAAACGTTGAAAAGCAGCACATGGATCACTCTCATTATTGATACTATTATCCAATAGTTCATCTTCAGATATAGCTTTTGCCCGTTTCAAAGAACCATTTCGTCCAATGAATGTCTCACGATCTGTAGTGAATGCTGATTGCATTTCCTTTCCCTCGATATCCGGAATGCAGGCAAATGCAGTACGATCTGCAAATTCATTATTATACCAGTTTTGAGCAATTATTGCCTGATACTGATCATCTTTCTCTTGAACAATAAATTGCGCCGATTTTTCTCTATCAATTCCAAGAACCCAAGCCGTATAATTAAATATGGAAATATTGCGCCTACTATTTCCATTATTTTTAAGGGTCAGTAACGATATTTTTACAGGATCTTTCCGAGGTACAAACTGTACCAATTTACTCTCAATACCATGGGTTTCATGCTCAAATCGACTATATCCAAAACCGTGCGATACCTTATATCCTTGCTTTCCAGGAGTAGGACCCGGTGTGGGTGACCAAAATTCCTTGTTCTCCTCATCTCTAATAAAGAACGCTTCGGAAACCGGATCGAGTAATGGATCATTTGACCACGAGGTCAATTTGTTCTCTCGGCTATTTTTACTCCAGCTATATCCGGCTCCTTTTTCAGTCGTTATAAAGCCGCCTTCTTTATTTCCAATAACATTTACCCAAGGGGCTGGAGGAAACTCTAATCCTTTTTTCTCTTTTGAAGGTGTAATATATATCTGGTATTCCTTGCCATTTTCTGTGAATCCTCCGAATCCATTATAGAATTTGAGTTTTTCAGATAACTCTTTCTTATCACTGTTGTGCTTATCAAACAATAATGAAGCAGGTTCATATAAAGGCATCTCATCATTTCTACTAAATCGGGGTACTTTATCACCCTTTTTCATTTCTATAGTTGGCAGCTTACCCTCCAAGACTATAGATGCAACTGTTAGTATCAAACGATAATCTTCATCTGGAATGCGGTCAGAACGTAGAGTAAAAATATTGGGCTCCCCCCCTCCGTGATGACTACCGTGTATTGCGTCTACGATTCGTTGGATACCTTCCTGCAACTCATCAGCATAGCTTGGCGGGTGATCATTTATAATGACAAAATCTACCTGAAGGCCCCGGTGCATCCAAAATAGATGTCCTTTTAATGCTTTTTCTAATGACGACAACTGATCAGTATGACGAATACGAAATACCAGGATGGGAAAATCCCCCGAGATACCATATGTCCATAATGCTGGTTGTTGTTTTCTATTGGAAGAACGAATTGCTGTTTCTGCTCTAAATTGTTTAGAAGGATAAATCACATATCCAGCTAACTTTTGAAAATATTGGGAAAGGGCACTACTAATTCCCAGATGTTCTTGCTCCACTGTATTATAAATAGATGCCATATCAAATGCCCGTTCTACCGCCGGAGGATTATCAAAAATATCCGCCAACTCTTCGGCTTCCTTGCGGCTACCAGCCCACCCAACGCCAAAGGTAATAGTCTTTTTTTCACCGGCATCCAGCTGTACCGTACGGCGCAAACTCATTATCGGATCTGATATATTTCCGCGAGACCCGCTTAGATCATAATCAAACGCAATAGCTTTCGGATTCTCCCGTCCACGTCCCCGCCCAATAAAGCGTGAACGTTCAGTTTCAAATTCAAGGGTTTCATCTATCAATTCCCAGTTTTCCATGGCCATAGTATGCACCATGTATATCGGTGTCTCTTCATCACTGCGGGGCCTACGCCACGCAATTATGGCATGGTGTTCGGGTAAGTAATCTGTTTGTACAAAAAGTTTCGAAAAAGCCGGATGTGAATCATGACTACCTGCTTCATTCAAAACAACTTCCATATAGCTGGTAAGCTCAAGTGTCCTAGGCTTATCAGAATAATTAGTTAATGTAACTTTTCGCAATTCAATGGGATTTTCAGGAGAAATGCAGATTTCAGTTGTAGTCTCAATCCAATCATCAACTCTTGAGGTTTGTAACTTGCTATTATGAAACCAACTGTCATATCGATCGGGCTTCCGTTTAACCGGTTGGTGCATAGCCGACCAGTAATCCCCACTTTCCTGGTCTTTGATATAGATAAACATACCCAGTGGATCTTCGGTAGTATCGGCCTTCCAGCCAGTAAGCCTTATGTTATTGAACCTGGTACATCCTGTTCCTGCATGACTTATGAAACTATGAAGACTTCCATTGGATAAAAGGTGAACACGTGGTGGCGTAGCATCAAGGCTAGATACATCCGCATGTTCAACAATGTATTGCATCTCATCCTGTTCACCAGGCTCCATTTCTACATCAATAGGGTATGGCTCTTTGACTGGAATGCCTCTCGGAATGCGCTCTTGCAAGAGTAATTCACATGATCTGATCATTGGTTCAGCATGAAAGTCATCACGAATCTTCCAATCGTTTAATACATTAAGCAATGAAGCAAGGGTCATTCCATGATGATGAGCCATATACATTTTCACTACTTTATATTCCTCACCTTTTTCTAAATGATCAGGTGTGAAATCGACCGCATCATAATATCCTTTTAGTCCCAATGCCCCCAGCTTTTCCAAGTTCTGAAGATTTTCAAACGCCGTTATAGGTTCAATCATCAATGCCAACGCTGATGCATATGGAGCTACCACATATTCTTCAGCAAGGCCTCGTTTAAGTCCCAAACCCGGAACACCAAACGAACGATACTGATAATGCAGATCCATATTCAACCGGTTATAGGCACTTTCTGAGAATCCCCAGGGACGATTAAAACTTTGCGCATACTCTTTTTGCCACTCAATAATTCTGTAGAAGGTATGGCTTAATAATGTTGCTGAATAAGAACGAATGAATAATTGGGGCATTAAGTATTCAAAGGTAGTTCCACCCCATGACAACAAGAATTCATTTTCATTTCTGCTTGTCAGCCGACGACCTAGTCGGAACCAGTGTTCTGATGGGACGTCTCCTTTCGCAATAGCAATAAGCGATGCAATACGGGCCTCACTGGCTAACAAATCATAAGTCCCCTTATCAAGTTCAGCTTTATCAACATTATATCCGATACTAAATAGATTTTTCTCTTTTAGATATAGGAAAGAGAAATCCATCTCTGATATCAACCTACTACATATTTCTCGAATTAAATTAACCTTCTGCTGCCAAGACTTGGTTATTTTGAAAGCGTCCTCCTCCTGATCTCTTCCCTCAAATTGTTCCAGTAATTCAGCAGGCGATATTTTTAAACTATCTATAGATGTTTGAGCGAAGTACGCTAGCTCATCCTTATAACTATCAATTTGATGAAGGGGACGTTCTAACCAAAACTGTAAATCTTCAACCCCTTTGTCGCCCAAGGCACTACGCAATTGCATTAAATTCTCACCACATAACTGACAGGCAACATCCTTGAGTTCTTGTAATAACTCCAAACTCTCTGATACTGTCTTTGGAGCCACCCCCTCAATCCGTTTCAGCATATCATTGATGCAGTGTTCCATCTTTTGACAGATCTTGGAATAATCCTCCGTTTTTTTGCTAACATCATCAGTTACAGCTTTGACCGTTCTAAGGGTCACATCTAACCCCTCCCAATACTGATCGTTAAGTACCTGTTCAGAAAAAAGTCGCTTTATCCCCTGTTTAACAACAATTAAGCCAGCCGCCAAATTACCAGAATCAACAGTTGAGATATACCTGGGATTTAAGACTTCCCCAAGACGTATTTCATACCAGTTATAAAAATGTCCCCGGAAACGATTCAATTGACTTAAAACATCCAGTGTATTCTCAAGACGGTTCAGGAACTCATTAAAAGTGATAT includes:
- a CDS encoding GH36-type glycosyl hydrolase domain-containing protein — translated: MPTQTPLMYQPELLRKDAKKLAQRQSFSYEDEYIAPIQPQLAAIKEELTEAYRLLATSAKQNKEMTPASEWIIDNFYIIQEQIIQVEHDFPMGFQESLPHLTTGPNQGKPRVYGLVQNLAMHTDNKIGIDNIAQYTDGYQEELTLKIGELWATPIMVRFALLKQLTILAQQVVKYRKVRTAIQQFISELTQQKQHAEPGWLLYRIIDWVEEQKKLHGERELYIELIRQLRSAELLTEEEKKWFEYHLNNFGITVDEAIRQESQRQSKLQVSIQNAIVSLRQVSETEWQDFVESCSMVDKILQLDPLGVYEEMDVQTKDQYRDTIERLSRKSNYSEKEVAERVLLLAEQHLNGSGQKITDILDDYTVLKKHVGYYLIGEGYDQLCSQVGYQKPIGERIRKKLEQSTLSYIGIVGIVTCLSLAALTAVTDFLTLPLFVAVSAFFIAIFPALELSISVVNRFFAFWIPPRILPKMDFDERIPASARTMVVIPTLFHSQAEVRELLETLEISSLANKDVGLQFVLLSDFADADSQNKPEDRAIIEEASRGIDQLNEQYSSHYGDKFFILHRERKWNAAEEKWMGWERKRGKLEQLNRVLSNPEEELPFDYIFGDFKGSIQQKQVQYVLTLDADTRTPPDSIRELVEVASHPLNRAWYNDENGRITKGYGIIQPRISIPPDEANKTWFTHIFSGNVGIDPYTTAVSDIYQDLMGEAVYTGKGIYDVRAFYRVLDKRFPENRILSHDLIESNYVRAGLATNIELFDGYPRNYDSFSKRNHRWTRGDWQIARWLFKKVPSKEGKVKNPINLLSRWKIFDNLRRSLNPLFLTLFLIFGWFVVPNSAIFWTLAAIGILAFPIFISFSTDIVNRPKRVKWKLYFERIRSNIRINTIQSVSTLAILPHQAIIQLDAIIRSLWRLNISRKNLLEWTTSFQAEKQSADSLAHYLRLMLGAVVLGIGIMGVSLIIDHTKAWLVIPFGLLWIVSPWFAWYSGGLYEGEEEVLSESEKKTLKTYARRTWFYFEQLVNENYFWLPPDNDQEEPSLPTTARTSPTNIGLTLIATQAAYEFGYITFNEFLNRLENTLDVLSQLNRFRGHFYNWYEIRLGEVLNPRYISTVDSGNLAAGLIVVKQGIKRLFSEQVLNDQYWEGLDVTLRTVKAVTDDVSKKTEDYSKICQKMEHCINDMLKRIEGVAPKTVSESLELLQELKDVACQLCGENLMQLRSALGDKGVEDLQFWLERPLHQIDSYKDELAYFAQTSIDSLKISPAELLEQFEGRDQEEDAFKITKSWQQKVNLIREICSRLISEMDFSFLYLKEKNLFSIGYNVDKAELDKGTYDLLASEARIASLIAIAKGDVPSEHWFRLGRRLTSRNENEFLLSWGGTTFEYLMPQLFIRSYSATLLSHTFYRIIEWQKEYAQSFNRPWGFSESAYNRLNMDLHYQYRSFGVPGLGLKRGLAEEYVVAPYASALALMIEPITAFENLQNLEKLGALGLKGYYDAVDFTPDHLEKGEEYKVVKMYMAHHHGMTLASLLNVLNDWKIRDDFHAEPMIRSCELLLQERIPRGIPVKEPYPIDVEMEPGEQDEMQYIVEHADVSSLDATPPRVHLLSNGSLHSFISHAGTGCTRFNNIRLTGWKADTTEDPLGMFIYIKDQESGDYWSAMHQPVKRKPDRYDSWFHNSKLQTSRVDDWIETTTEICISPENPIELRKVTLTNYSDKPRTLELTSYMEVVLNEAGSHDSHPAFSKLFVQTDYLPEHHAIIAWRRPRSDEETPIYMVHTMAMENWELIDETLEFETERSRFIGRGRGRENPKAIAFDYDLSGSRGNISDPIMSLRRTVQLDAGEKKTITFGVGWAGSRKEAEELADIFDNPPAVERAFDMASIYNTVEQEHLGISSALSQYFQKLAGYVIYPSKQFRAETAIRSSNRKQQPALWTYGISGDFPILVFRIRHTDQLSSLEKALKGHLFWMHRGLQVDFVIINDHPPSYADELQEGIQRIVDAIHGSHHGGGEPNIFTLRSDRIPDEDYRLILTVASIVLEGKLPTIEMKKGDKVPRFSRNDEMPLYEPASLLFDKHNSDKKELSEKLKFYNGFGGFTENGKEYQIYITPSKEKKGLEFPPAPWVNVIGNKEGGFITTEKGAGYSWSKNSRENKLTSWSNDPLLDPVSEAFFIRDEENKEFWSPTPGPTPGKQGYKVSHGFGYSRFEHETHGIESKLVQFVPRKDPVKISLLTLKNNGNSRRNISIFNYTAWVLGIDREKSAQFIVQEKDDQYQAIIAQNWYNNEFADRTAFACIPDIEGKEMQSAFTTDRETFIGRNGSLKRAKAISEDELLDNSINNESDPCAAFQRLLTLEVKEEITFVVLIGEAVNRKQAEIIIDRYSDIKQAREALQKVKSYWQHRLGRVQVQTPDQALNILMNGWLQYQNIVCRMWSRTGFYQAGGAFGFRDQLQDSMAALYVDPQMTRDQILLHASRQFKKGDVQHWWHPPTGRGIRSRITDDRLWLPYVVDYYIKATGDTGLLEENIPYLKARELEDDEHEAYLHPEVMSGPDGEESLYHHCIRAIDVTLQMGEHGLPLIGGGDWNDGMNRVGHGGKGESVWLGFFLYSVLKQFKNYAEIMGAEKKARDFDIEAEKLKQHLNKEGWDGKWYRRAFYDDGTPLGSVENDECKIDAIAQAWSIISGVATSKKAEKALSALDEHLVSESDRIIRLLTPPFDQTEKDPGYIKGYIPGVRENGGQYTHAAIWAIKAFAKQGYGDKAVSYLSMINPVNHSSSKEDVARYKVEPYAVAADIYGEPPLTGQGGWTWYTGSAGWMYQVALESILGITIEPKLLVIEPAIASYWQGYEVEWKRLDSETIYHIKIINDQGIEQGLLRGTIDGREVQFPGGKAEIKLTKDGKEHNIELKMVAR